The following are encoded in a window of Allosphingosinicella indica genomic DNA:
- the ispH gene encoding 4-hydroxy-3-methylbut-2-enyl diphosphate reductase — translation MPASNPVDAPHMASKPALTLLIAAPRGFCAGVDRAIQIVELAIERYGAPVYVRHEIVHNKYVVDTLKAKGAIFVAELDEVPDGVPVVFSAHGVPKAVPAKAEERGLEYLDATCPLVSKVHRQAERLVDQGRHILFIGHAGHPEVVGTFGQVPEGQMTLIETIEDVATVEVADPDCLAFLTQTTLSVDDTAEIVAALQARFPAIKAPRGEDICYATSNRQGAVKAIAKRCDAMLVIGASNSSNSVRLVEVAEREGARARLVARAAEIDLDWLEGVRTLGITAGASAPEVLVREVVDRLAEHFDVTETAVEGVEERMVFKLPRALQAA, via the coding sequence ATGCCCGCAAGCAATCCGGTAGACGCGCCGCACATGGCTTCGAAACCCGCACTCACCTTGCTCATCGCGGCACCGCGCGGCTTTTGCGCCGGTGTCGATCGCGCCATCCAGATCGTCGAGCTGGCGATCGAGCGCTATGGCGCGCCGGTCTATGTGCGGCACGAGATCGTCCACAACAAATATGTCGTCGACACGCTGAAGGCGAAGGGCGCGATCTTCGTCGCCGAGCTGGACGAGGTGCCAGACGGCGTTCCGGTGGTCTTTTCGGCGCACGGTGTTCCCAAGGCGGTGCCGGCCAAGGCGGAGGAGCGGGGACTCGAATATCTCGACGCTACCTGCCCGCTCGTCTCCAAGGTGCACCGCCAGGCCGAGCGGCTGGTCGATCAGGGGCGTCACATCCTGTTCATCGGCCATGCCGGCCATCCGGAGGTGGTTGGCACGTTCGGACAGGTGCCCGAGGGCCAGATGACGCTGATCGAGACAATCGAGGACGTCGCGACGGTGGAGGTCGCCGATCCCGACTGCCTCGCCTTCCTCACCCAGACGACGCTTTCGGTGGACGACACGGCGGAGATCGTGGCGGCGCTGCAGGCGCGCTTCCCGGCGATCAAGGCGCCGCGCGGCGAGGACATCTGCTACGCCACTTCCAACCGCCAAGGCGCCGTGAAGGCGATCGCCAAGCGGTGTGACGCGATGCTGGTGATCGGGGCGTCGAACAGCTCCAATTCTGTCCGCCTCGTCGAAGTCGCGGAACGCGAGGGCGCGAGGGCGCGGCTGGTGGCGCGCGCCGCGGAGATCGATCTCGACTGGCTTGAGGGGGTGCGGACGCTCGGCATCACCGCCGGCGCCTCGGCGCCCGAGGTGCTCGTCCGCGAGGTCGTCGACCGTCTCGCCGAGCATTTCGATGTCACCGAGACTGCGGTCGAGGGCGTGGAGGAGCGCATGGTGTTCAAGCTGCCCCGCGCGTTGCAGGCGGCCTGA
- the rnhA gene encoding ribonuclease HI, whose amino-acid sequence MTEVEIFTDGACKGNPGPGGWGAVIRSGAREKELSGGEQRTTNNRMELTAAIRALEALNRPCHVTLTTDSVYVRDGITKWIHGWQRNGWRTADKKPVKNAELWQELLAAVTPHRIDWRWVKGHAGHPENERADQLACAAALQFVRRPGA is encoded by the coding sequence ATGACCGAAGTCGAGATTTTCACCGACGGCGCCTGCAAGGGCAATCCGGGGCCGGGCGGCTGGGGCGCGGTGATCCGTTCCGGCGCACGCGAGAAGGAGCTCTCCGGCGGCGAGCAAAGGACCACCAACAACCGGATGGAGCTGACCGCCGCGATCCGCGCGCTGGAAGCGCTCAACCGCCCCTGCCACGTGACGCTCACCACCGACAGCGTCTATGTCCGCGACGGCATCACCAAGTGGATCCACGGCTGGCAGCGCAACGGCTGGCGCACCGCGGACAAGAAACCGGTGAAGAATGCCGAGCTGTGGCAGGAGTTGCTCGCGGCCGTGACGCCGCACCGGATCGATTGGCGCTGGGTGAAGGGCCATGCCGGCCACCCGGAGAACGAACGCGCCGACCAGCTTGCCTGCGCGGCCGCGCTTCAGTTCGTTAGGCGGCCAGGCGCGTAA
- a CDS encoding NAD(P)/FAD-dependent oxidoreductase has translation MRYDIAVLGAGIAGASIAAEIAPYASVVLIEAESQPGYHATGRSAAFWSETYGGPAVQPLTSASGPFLAQPPGDFADRPFLSERRELHLARDAAGRAALDGFESQFAGSGVALDRLDRSAVAGLVPGLRSDWTDGVLEPSCTDIDAAALHVAYLRAARASGAALMTDARVEAAQRVSDGWGIDTRAGPVEAGIIVNAAGAWADAVASASGVRPLGLKPYRRTMVQLRVDPPAPEDMPLVIDALGTFYFKPETGGRLWLSPHDETPCDPCDAAAEEIDVATAIARLQEVVDWRVERVEHSWAGLRTFAPDRLPVYGFAPDAADFFWFAGQGGFGIQTAPAAAKLAAALLLGRAPDAMVAAIDPAPYAPGRLTN, from the coding sequence GTGCGCTACGACATTGCGGTGCTCGGCGCTGGGATCGCCGGCGCCAGCATCGCGGCGGAGATCGCCCCGTATGCCTCGGTGGTGCTGATCGAGGCGGAGAGCCAGCCCGGCTATCATGCGACAGGGCGCTCGGCGGCCTTTTGGTCGGAGACCTATGGCGGCCCCGCGGTGCAGCCGTTGACCAGCGCTTCGGGGCCGTTTCTCGCTCAGCCACCCGGCGACTTCGCTGACCGACCGTTCCTCTCGGAACGCCGCGAGCTCCATCTCGCGCGCGATGCGGCGGGGCGGGCGGCGCTGGATGGGTTCGAGTCGCAGTTCGCGGGCAGCGGCGTCGCGCTAGATCGTCTCGATCGATCTGCGGTGGCAGGCCTGGTGCCGGGGTTACGGAGCGATTGGACCGACGGTGTATTGGAACCTAGCTGCACCGACATCGACGCCGCTGCGCTCCACGTCGCCTATCTTCGTGCCGCACGCGCTTCCGGCGCTGCGCTGATGACCGATGCCCGTGTCGAGGCCGCGCAGCGGGTATCCGACGGGTGGGGGATCGATACCCGCGCTGGCCCGGTCGAGGCAGGCATCATCGTCAACGCCGCGGGGGCTTGGGCCGATGCGGTGGCGTCGGCGTCCGGCGTGCGTCCGCTCGGCCTCAAGCCCTATCGGCGGACTATGGTGCAGCTTCGCGTCGATCCGCCCGCCCCGGAGGATATGCCGCTCGTCATCGATGCGCTGGGCACTTTCTATTTCAAGCCTGAGACTGGCGGGCGGCTGTGGCTCAGCCCGCACGACGAGACGCCCTGCGATCCGTGCGACGCCGCGGCGGAGGAAATCGACGTCGCGACGGCGATCGCGCGGCTTCAGGAGGTGGTCGACTGGCGGGTCGAGCGCGTCGAGCATAGCTGGGCGGGGCTGCGCACCTTCGCGCCCGATCGTCTTCCGGTCTATGGCTTCGCGCCGGACGCGGCGGATTTCTTCTGGTTCGCGGGGCAGGGCGGGTTCGGCATTCAGACTGCGCCCGCGGCGGCGAAACTGGCGGCGGCTCTGCTGCTCGGCCGCGCGCCCGACGCGATGGTGGCCGCAATCGATCCCGCGCCTTACGCGCCTGGCCGCCTAACGAACTGA
- a CDS encoding alpha/beta fold hydrolase produces the protein MLAPPFDRRAIPAGAALSEWRASDGWTIRRLDWPPVAGSGTRGSLIFAGGRGDFIEKYLESFAHWQGLGWQVTAFDWRGQGGSAGDIERGHLDSFDPLVADGAALIADWIDATPGPHALIAHSMGGHLAMRILAERRPALDAAVLVAPMLAINSAPLPELLAPWVATAAARIAGKRPAWREGPAGSPSAKFRQVYLTGSAERFDDEQWWKGEQPRFSLGPPTWGWLAAAYRSAAMLTPRALAGVSLPLLLIGTDKDRLVSPSAIRRAAGLVPGAELFMYPDAAHELLRESDPVRLDAFARIDAFLDRHAPAR, from the coding sequence ATGCTCGCTCCGCCCTTCGACCGCCGCGCGATTCCCGCCGGCGCTGCGCTGTCCGAATGGCGCGCTTCCGACGGCTGGACGATCCGGCGGCTGGACTGGCCGCCCGTGGCGGGGAGCGGCACGCGGGGCAGCCTGATCTTCGCTGGCGGGCGGGGCGACTTCATCGAGAAATATCTCGAAAGTTTCGCGCACTGGCAGGGGCTTGGCTGGCAGGTAACCGCGTTCGACTGGCGCGGGCAGGGCGGATCGGCAGGCGATATCGAGCGCGGGCATCTCGACAGCTTCGATCCGCTGGTGGCCGACGGCGCGGCGCTGATCGCCGACTGGATCGACGCCACCCCCGGCCCGCACGCGCTGATCGCGCACTCGATGGGCGGGCATCTCGCGATGCGTATCCTCGCCGAGCGCCGCCCGGCGCTCGACGCCGCGGTGCTGGTCGCGCCGATGCTGGCGATCAATTCGGCGCCGCTCCCCGAGTTGCTCGCGCCGTGGGTGGCGACCGCGGCCGCGCGGATCGCCGGCAAGCGCCCGGCGTGGCGGGAAGGGCCGGCGGGGTCGCCCTCGGCCAAATTCAGGCAGGTCTATCTCACCGGATCGGCCGAGCGGTTCGACGACGAGCAATGGTGGAAGGGTGAGCAGCCGCGCTTCTCGCTCGGCCCGCCGACTTGGGGCTGGCTCGCCGCCGCCTACCGCTCCGCCGCGATGCTGACGCCGCGGGCGCTGGCCGGGGTTTCGCTGCCACTACTCTTGATCGGGACCGACAAGGATCGGCTGGTGAGCCCGTCGGCGATCCGCCGCGCGGCGGGCCTGGTGCCGGGCGCCGAGCTATTCATGTATCCGGATGCCGCCCACGAACTGCTGCGCGAGAGCGATCCCGTCCGGCTCGACGCCTTCGCCCGCATCGACGCGTTCCTCGACCGGCACGCGCCGGCGCGGTGA
- a CDS encoding A24 family peptidase, translating into MNGGLADLLVAVLAAMLIVAVIGDVRERRIPNWLNGAIALAAIPFWIASGLGLAEIGIQIGAALVVFLLFAIAFRFGAMGGGDVKLLAALALWLPPLAMLELLVVMSLAGGALTIAMALRHRLARAEGKLKIPYGVAIAFGGFWLIGERYLNQFG; encoded by the coding sequence ATGAACGGGGGACTTGCCGACCTGCTGGTGGCCGTGCTCGCGGCGATGCTGATCGTCGCGGTGATCGGCGACGTGCGTGAGCGGCGCATCCCCAACTGGCTCAACGGCGCGATCGCGCTGGCCGCCATTCCCTTCTGGATCGCGTCCGGGCTCGGCCTTGCCGAGATCGGCATCCAGATCGGCGCCGCGCTGGTCGTCTTCCTGCTCTTCGCCATTGCCTTCCGCTTCGGCGCGATGGGCGGCGGCGACGTGAAGCTCCTCGCCGCGCTCGCCTTGTGGCTACCACCGCTGGCCATGCTGGAGCTGCTGGTGGTCATGTCGCTCGCCGGCGGCGCGCTCACGATCGCCATGGCGCTCCGTCACCGGCTTGCCCGCGCGGAGGGCAAACTGAAGATTCCTTACGGAGTCGCAATCGCGTTCGGCGGCTTCTGGTTGATCGGCGAACGCTATCTTAACCAATTCGGATGA
- the cpaB gene encoding Flp pilus assembly protein CpaB, whose amino-acid sequence MDVKKIVLLVGALAIAAMTAIMAKNMFTGAAAPQAAAAQVPANGPEILVATRPLPVGTIIDAEALRYQRWPEELVQPVYFVKANGADAASLIGTVVRNEITAGQPLTQGSLIKPGERGFLAAALGPGMRAVTVAVSSTSGVAGFIFPGDRVDVVLTQEVAGGGDGSPLRVAETVLSNVRVLATDQRMSGTDENGKPVVNSTSTVTLETTPRIAEKIAVAQTLGTVSLSLRSIADNSADLERAIAAGEVNVPDGDDPAAEQKMLLAVANRPSEGGGATFTTGADVSRFARRTVPAKPAQGPVLQEGVPAPAGAAPAVPAGPIVRVARGNSVTVVPVGAK is encoded by the coding sequence ATGGATGTGAAGAAGATCGTGCTGTTGGTCGGCGCGCTCGCCATTGCGGCGATGACCGCCATCATGGCCAAGAACATGTTCACCGGCGCCGCGGCGCCCCAGGCCGCGGCAGCGCAAGTGCCGGCGAACGGACCCGAAATCCTGGTCGCCACCCGCCCGCTGCCCGTCGGCACCATCATCGATGCCGAGGCACTGCGCTACCAGCGCTGGCCCGAAGAGCTCGTTCAGCCCGTCTACTTCGTGAAAGCGAACGGCGCCGACGCCGCGTCGCTGATCGGCACGGTGGTACGTAACGAGATCACCGCCGGCCAGCCGCTCACCCAGGGCTCGCTGATCAAGCCCGGCGAGCGTGGCTTCCTTGCCGCGGCGCTCGGCCCGGGCATGCGCGCCGTCACGGTTGCCGTGTCCAGCACTAGCGGTGTTGCCGGCTTTATCTTCCCTGGTGATCGTGTTGATGTCGTTCTCACCCAAGAGGTTGCCGGTGGCGGCGATGGTTCGCCGCTCCGCGTCGCCGAGACGGTGCTGAGCAACGTTCGCGTCCTCGCCACGGATCAGCGGATGTCGGGCACCGACGAGAACGGTAAGCCGGTGGTCAACTCCACCTCCACCGTCACGCTCGAGACCACGCCGCGCATCGCCGAGAAGATCGCCGTCGCTCAGACGCTGGGCACCGTTTCGCTGTCGCTGCGCTCGATCGCCGACAACAGCGCGGACCTGGAACGGGCGATCGCCGCCGGCGAGGTCAACGTGCCCGACGGTGACGATCCCGCCGCCGAGCAGAAGATGCTGCTAGCGGTCGCCAATCGCCCCAGCGAGGGCGGCGGCGCAACCTTCACGACGGGCGCGGACGTCTCGCGCTTCGCCCGCCGCACCGTCCCGGCCAAGCCGGCGCAGGGCCCCGTCTTGCAGGAAGGCGTCCCCGCCCCTGCCGGCGCTGCCCCCGCCGTCCCGGCCGGCCCGATCGTCCGCGTCGCCCGCGGCAACAGTGTCACCGTCGTCCCGGTGGGAGCGAAGTAA
- a CDS encoding pilus assembly protein N-terminal domain-containing protein, whose protein sequence is MNHANLLRRFGVATAMTAVIATSIGGVMPAVALAQSQAGSYRPTTELFLSIGEGELVSLPRNVANVWTSNADVADVQINNSRQIGLFGKANGEATIIATGADGRVVYGAKVRVSQNISSINDVLRAAMPDANISVTYVGQVAVINGTVASPEDSAQAEMLVRTVLNPGVNPNATEGLRILPVNRLRTATPLQVMLKVKIAEVSRTLVKEIGVNLLTNDNSGGFLFGIGRGNAGTISPINGPINPITGLPTRLGTNYTFNNKEGATSLGAAGRLLGLDVLGTLDLAENTGLVTTLAEPTLTALSGETASFLAGGEFPIATTSGLNGTEIEFKEYGVSLAFTPTVLDGGRISMRVRPEVSELTSEGAIRFGGIEIPALSTRRAETTVELGSGQSFMIGGLLRNSSNNGVEKAPFLGNLPIIGALFRSTSFRRNETELMIIVTPYLVKPVSASQIALPTDGFRTANDAERVLLDQQHDARSGEQRPEPRVGPPQTVAPGIGVISDASVPQPPAPDAQRMQQAQLPPQRTAPQQPAAPTPGFSF, encoded by the coding sequence ATGAACCACGCAAATCTTCTCCGCCGCTTTGGCGTCGCCACGGCGATGACCGCGGTGATCGCGACGAGCATCGGCGGCGTCATGCCCGCCGTCGCCCTCGCCCAGTCCCAGGCGGGCAGCTATCGGCCGACGACCGAGCTGTTCCTCTCCATCGGCGAAGGCGAGCTCGTCTCGCTTCCCCGCAATGTGGCGAATGTCTGGACCTCGAACGCCGACGTGGCCGATGTCCAGATCAACAATTCGCGGCAGATCGGCCTGTTCGGCAAGGCGAACGGCGAAGCGACGATCATCGCGACTGGCGCCGACGGCCGCGTCGTCTACGGTGCCAAGGTTCGGGTCAGCCAGAACATCAGTTCGATCAACGACGTGCTGCGGGCCGCGATGCCCGATGCCAACATCTCGGTCACCTATGTCGGCCAGGTCGCGGTCATCAACGGCACCGTGGCTTCTCCGGAAGACAGCGCGCAGGCCGAGATGCTCGTGCGCACCGTTCTCAACCCCGGCGTCAACCCGAATGCTACCGAAGGTCTGCGCATCCTGCCCGTGAATCGTCTACGGACGGCCACGCCGCTGCAGGTGATGCTCAAGGTCAAGATTGCCGAGGTCAGCCGCACGCTGGTCAAGGAGATCGGCGTCAACCTGCTGACCAACGACAATAGCGGCGGGTTCCTGTTCGGCATCGGCCGCGGCAACGCGGGCACGATCAGCCCGATCAACGGTCCGATAAATCCGATCACCGGCCTGCCGACGCGGCTGGGCACCAACTATACGTTCAACAACAAAGAAGGCGCGACGAGCCTCGGCGCGGCGGGCCGCCTACTCGGCCTCGACGTGCTGGGCACGCTCGATCTTGCCGAGAACACCGGCCTCGTCACCACGCTCGCAGAGCCGACGCTGACCGCGCTTTCGGGCGAGACCGCCAGCTTCCTCGCCGGCGGCGAATTTCCGATCGCGACCACGAGCGGCCTCAACGGTACCGAGATCGAGTTCAAGGAATATGGCGTCAGTCTCGCCTTCACGCCGACCGTCCTCGACGGCGGCCGCATCTCGATGCGCGTGCGTCCGGAAGTGTCGGAGCTCACCAGCGAGGGCGCGATCCGCTTCGGCGGGATCGAGATCCCGGCGCTCAGCACCCGCCGCGCGGAAACGACGGTCGAGCTCGGCTCGGGCCAGAGCTTCATGATCGGCGGCTTGCTGCGCAACAGCTCGAACAACGGGGTCGAGAAGGCGCCGTTCCTGGGCAATCTGCCGATCATCGGCGCGCTGTTCCGCTCCACTAGCTTCCGCCGCAACGAGACGGAGCTGATGATCATCGTCACGCCGTATCTGGTGAAGCCGGTATCGGCGAGCCAGATCGCGCTGCCGACCGACGGCTTCCGCACCGCCAACGATGCGGAGCGCGTGCTGCTGGACCAGCAGCATGACGCCCGCAGCGGCGAGCAGCGTCCGGAGCCGCGCGTCGGCCCGCCGCAGACGGTTGCGCCCGGCATCGGTGTCATCAGCGACGCCTCGGTGCCGCAGCCGCCTGCGCCGGATGCCCAGCGCATGCAGCAGGCGCAGCTTCCGCCGCAGCGGACCGCTCCGCAGCAGCCCGCCGCCCCCACCCCGGGCTTCAGCTTCTGA
- a CDS encoding CpaD family pilus assembly protein yields the protein MAPIRTFAGLALIGTALAGCSSYTNGLSTHHNPSLYSVNQPVVQRTDYVFDVATQGGGVPGTELSRLDAWFASLNLGYGDRVSIDDAGGYAGGARDDVGRVAGRYGLLVADGAPVTAGQVSPGAIRVVVSRSSAHVPGCPVWDEKQLGARITTSPNFGCATNSNLAAMIADPNDLVLGQAGAASVDAATSTKAIKTYRERRPTGAENLKAEATTGGK from the coding sequence ATGGCACCCATCCGCACTTTCGCCGGCCTCGCCCTGATCGGCACCGCGCTGGCCGGCTGCTCGAGCTACACGAACGGGCTCAGCACGCATCACAATCCCAGCCTCTATTCGGTCAACCAGCCGGTCGTGCAGCGCACCGACTATGTGTTCGACGTCGCCACCCAGGGTGGCGGCGTGCCGGGCACCGAACTCTCGCGGCTCGACGCCTGGTTCGCCTCGCTGAACCTCGGCTACGGCGATCGCGTCTCGATCGACGACGCCGGCGGCTATGCCGGCGGCGCGCGCGACGATGTCGGCCGCGTTGCGGGCCGCTACGGTCTGCTCGTCGCCGACGGCGCACCGGTCACTGCCGGTCAGGTGTCTCCGGGCGCCATCCGTGTCGTCGTCAGCCGCAGTAGCGCGCATGTCCCCGGCTGCCCGGTGTGGGACGAGAAGCAGCTCGGTGCACGGATCACCACCAGCCCGAATTTCGGCTGCGCAACCAATTCCAACCTCGCTGCGATGATTGCCGATCCCAACGATCTGGTGCTCGGCCAGGCCGGCGCCGCCAGCGTCGATGCTGCGACCTCGACCAAGGCGATCAAGACCTATCGCGAACGCCGGCCGACCGGCGCCGAAAATCTGAAGGCGGAAGCCACCACGGGGGGCAAGTAA
- a CDS encoding pilus assembly protein CpaE produces MNAPFHSARGASLRDPFSAYVADDATAELIRPIAVEHGWAPEKVNKGGLRNAVQSLSVSASPNILFVDLSESGDPLNDINSLAEVCEPGTVVIAAGQVNDVRLYRDLLSSGIQDYLLKPFSQDQLRDAFANAQLTISGPRVNEPSIDRPHVVAAVIGVRGGVGASTVASSLAWLMGDQAGRSTALLDLDIHFGTGALALDLEPGRGLTDAIENPSRIDGLFIERAMVRANDKLSVLSAEAPINQPLLTDGSAFFQLQEEMRNAFETTVLDLPRNMLVQHPHLVHDTHVCVVVVEFTLAATRDAIRILSWLKANAPQARVVVVANRVPPGGSQEVSRKEFERSIERKVDIVLPLDAKIASQAAKLGQPVAKVAGGAKIAAPLNQLVKATLSGVDGDEEGDVAPGSLLGKIGNFKQFIGKKPKAIAA; encoded by the coding sequence ATGAACGCGCCATTCCATAGCGCTCGCGGCGCAAGCCTGCGCGATCCCTTCTCGGCCTATGTCGCCGACGATGCGACGGCGGAGCTGATCCGCCCGATCGCGGTCGAGCACGGCTGGGCGCCGGAGAAGGTCAACAAGGGTGGCCTGCGCAACGCGGTGCAGTCGCTCTCGGTCTCGGCTAGTCCCAACATCCTGTTCGTGGACCTGAGCGAAAGCGGCGACCCGCTGAACGACATCAACAGCCTGGCCGAAGTCTGCGAGCCCGGCACCGTGGTGATCGCCGCGGGCCAGGTGAACGACGTCCGCCTCTATCGCGATCTGCTGTCGAGCGGCATCCAGGATTATCTCCTGAAGCCGTTCAGCCAGGATCAGCTTCGTGACGCCTTCGCCAATGCGCAGCTCACCATCTCCGGGCCGCGCGTCAACGAGCCGTCGATCGATCGTCCGCATGTCGTGGCCGCCGTGATCGGCGTGCGCGGCGGCGTCGGCGCGTCGACGGTCGCTTCGTCGCTGGCGTGGCTGATGGGCGATCAGGCCGGGCGCTCGACCGCCCTCCTCGATCTCGACATCCACTTCGGCACCGGTGCGCTCGCGCTGGATCTGGAGCCGGGCCGTGGCCTTACAGACGCGATCGAGAATCCTAGCCGCATCGACGGATTGTTCATCGAGCGCGCGATGGTCCGCGCCAACGACAAGCTTTCGGTGCTGTCGGCGGAGGCGCCGATCAATCAGCCGCTGCTGACCGACGGTTCGGCTTTCTTCCAGCTTCAGGAAGAGATGCGCAACGCGTTCGAGACGACGGTGCTCGATCTGCCGCGCAACATGCTGGTCCAGCATCCGCACCTCGTCCACGATACGCATGTCTGCGTCGTCGTCGTCGAGTTCACGCTCGCCGCGACCCGCGATGCGATCCGCATCCTCTCGTGGCTGAAGGCGAATGCGCCGCAGGCCCGCGTGGTGGTGGTCGCCAATCGCGTGCCGCCGGGCGGCAGCCAGGAAGTGTCGCGCAAGGAGTTCGAACGCTCGATCGAGCGCAAGGTCGATATCGTCCTGCCGCTCGATGCCAAGATCGCCTCGCAGGCCGCCAAGCTCGGCCAGCCGGTCGCCAAGGTCGCCGGCGGCGCCAAGATTGCGGCGCCGCTCAACCAGCTCGTCAAGGCGACACTGTCGGGCGTCGACGGCGACGAAGAGGGCGATGTCGCTCCTGGCTCGCTGCTCGGCAAGATCGGCAATTTCAAGCAGTTCATCGGCAAGAAGCCGAAGGCCATAGCCGCGTGA
- a CDS encoding type II secretion system F family protein — translation MLPMLMIMAGMGGALALLYFAMAGPSTAKAQARRLEGLRERHSRSAEVAAQAQLRKITAARDNRIENLAQRFIPNPALLRQRLERTGRTWTLGQYAMASAGLAIVVAFLLSVRGAPGLFSIMIGLLVGIGLPHLVVGFLVKRRVNQFTTRFPDAIELMVRGLRSGLPISETIQIVASEIPGPVSVEFREVSDKMKIGRTMEAALQDVADRLGTPEFQFFVITLAIQRETGGNLAETLSNLADVLRKRAQMKLKIRAMSSESKASAYIIGALPFIVFTMIWIINRKYMAEFFSDPRLMVIGAGGLLWMCIGAFIMAKMIRFEI, via the coding sequence ATGCTTCCGATGCTGATGATAATGGCGGGAATGGGCGGCGCGCTGGCGCTGCTCTATTTCGCCATGGCCGGCCCCTCGACCGCCAAGGCGCAGGCGCGCCGGCTCGAGGGCTTGCGCGAGCGGCATAGCCGGTCGGCGGAGGTCGCCGCGCAAGCGCAGCTTCGCAAGATCACTGCCGCACGCGACAACCGCATCGAGAACCTGGCGCAGCGCTTCATCCCGAACCCGGCGCTGCTCCGCCAGCGGCTGGAGCGGACGGGCCGCACCTGGACGCTCGGCCAATATGCGATGGCATCAGCTGGCCTTGCAATCGTCGTCGCGTTCCTCCTCTCGGTGCGCGGCGCGCCGGGCCTGTTTTCGATCATGATCGGCCTCCTGGTCGGCATCGGCCTGCCGCATCTTGTCGTGGGCTTTCTCGTCAAGCGCCGCGTCAACCAGTTCACCACGCGCTTTCCGGATGCCATCGAGCTGATGGTGCGCGGTCTCCGCTCGGGCCTGCCGATCTCGGAGACGATCCAGATCGTCGCCTCGGAAATCCCCGGCCCGGTTTCGGTCGAGTTCCGCGAAGTCTCCGACAAGATGAAGATCGGCCGGACGATGGAAGCGGCGCTGCAGGACGTGGCGGACCGGCTCGGCACGCCGGAATTCCAGTTCTTCGTGATCACGCTGGCGATCCAGCGCGAGACCGGCGGCAACCTTGCCGAAACGCTCTCCAACCTCGCCGACGTGCTCCGCAAGCGCGCGCAGATGAAGCTCAAGATCCGGGCGATGTCCTCCGAATCCAAGGCCTCCGCCTACATCATCGGCGCGCTGCCCTTCATCGTCTTCACGATGATCTGGATCATCAACCGCAAATATATGGCGGAATTCTTCAGCGATCCGCGCCTGATGGTGATCGGCGCGGGCGGCCTCCTCTGGATGTGCATCGGCGCCTTCATCATGGCGAAGATGATCCGCTTCGAAATCTAG
- a CDS encoding type II secretion system F family protein, giving the protein MQPATGPTLFGIDVIFVATALSAIATFAVLVAIYAATTVRDPMAKRMKALNDRREQLKAGIVASTSKRRKKISNRNEATDWVRSLLGSLKMLQDEQVEKAQKKLMQAGIRSKDLAFVVIFARFVLPLTIGTFVIVGIYVLDWFPEWGAFKKYALAAGTLVGCYKAPDLWLKNKITKRTAAIRKGLPDALDLLVICAEAGLTVDAAFGRVARELGKAYPELGDEFALTSIELGFLTDRRQAFENLANRIDLESIRGVVTTMIQTEKYGTPLASALRVLSAEFRHERMMRAEEKAARLPAIMTVPLILFILPTLFIVILGPAACSITDSFINRQ; this is encoded by the coding sequence ATGCAGCCCGCAACCGGACCGACCCTCTTTGGCATCGACGTGATCTTCGTGGCGACGGCGCTGTCCGCCATCGCCACCTTCGCGGTGCTCGTCGCCATCTATGCCGCAACCACGGTGCGCGATCCGATGGCGAAGCGGATGAAGGCGCTGAACGACCGGCGCGAGCAGCTCAAGGCCGGCATCGTCGCCTCGACCTCCAAGCGCCGCAAGAAGATCAGCAACCGCAACGAGGCGACCGACTGGGTGCGGAGCCTCCTCGGCTCGCTCAAGATGCTCCAGGACGAGCAGGTCGAGAAGGCGCAGAAGAAGCTGATGCAGGCCGGCATCCGTTCCAAGGATCTCGCCTTCGTCGTCATCTTCGCGCGCTTCGTGCTGCCGCTGACCATCGGCACCTTCGTGATCGTCGGCATCTATGTGCTCGACTGGTTCCCCGAATGGGGCGCGTTCAAGAAATATGCGCTCGCCGCCGGCACTCTGGTCGGCTGCTACAAGGCGCCGGATCTGTGGCTCAAGAACAAGATCACCAAGCGTACCGCGGCGATCCGCAAGGGCTTGCCGGATGCTCTCGATCTGCTGGTGATCTGCGCCGAAGCCGGTCTCACCGTCGATGCCGCGTTCGGCCGCGTCGCGCGGGAATTGGGCAAGGCCTACCCCGAGCTCGGTGACGAGTTCGCACTGACCTCGATCGAGCTCGGCTTCCTCACCGATCGGCGCCAGGCGTTCGAGAATCTCGCCAACCGCATCGATCTGGAATCGATCCGCGGCGTGGTGACGACCATGATCCAGACCGAGAAATACGGCACGCCGCTCGCGTCGGCGCTGCGCGTCCTCTCGGCGGAATTCCGCCACGAGCGGATGATGCGCGCCGAGGAAAAAGCCGCGCGTCTGCCGGCGATCATGACGGTGCCGCTGATCCTGTTCATCCTGCCGACGCTGTTCATCGTCATCCTCGGCCCCGCGGCCTGCTCGATCACCGACAGCTTCATCAACCGGCAATAA